In the genome of Blastopirellula marina, one region contains:
- a CDS encoding DUF6800 family protein — protein MPVISERHQELKRRRHRKKVYAKFKAIIAKNPSNDEKRRIAGKLRKLTPAAEELIQRWGLES, from the coding sequence GTGCCGGTTATTAGCGAGCGCCATCAGGAGTTGAAGCGTCGACGTCATCGCAAGAAGGTTTATGCCAAGTTCAAGGCCATCATCGCCAAGAACCCGTCGAACGACGAAAAGCGACGCATCGCCGGCAAGCTCCGCAAGCTGACCCCGGCTGCGGAAGAACTGATCCAGCGTTGGGGCCTGGAGTCGTAA
- the gmk gene encoding guanylate kinase, which translates to MSNEAPGILVILSGPSGVGKTTIVRKLLALGVPPIELSISATTRAPRNGEENGIDYHFLTKEEFERRQAAGEFLEFVEVFRTGHYYGTLRSEVEARLTKGISVLLEIDVEGAAKVAQQYPEAVTIFLSPESAEELERRLRDRGTETEEAIQRRLDTAKNEMEAASWYSYRVINMADAADNTVTQLADIIRQEKEKRCSKN; encoded by the coding sequence ATGAGCAATGAAGCCCCGGGCATTTTGGTGATCCTTTCCGGCCCTTCGGGTGTCGGTAAGACAACCATCGTGCGCAAGCTTTTAGCCTTGGGAGTGCCTCCGATCGAACTGAGTATTTCCGCAACCACGCGAGCACCGCGAAACGGCGAGGAAAACGGCATCGACTACCACTTCCTCACCAAGGAAGAGTTTGAGCGCCGCCAAGCCGCTGGCGAGTTCCTCGAGTTCGTCGAGGTTTTCCGTACTGGTCATTACTACGGAACACTTCGTAGCGAAGTCGAGGCCCGTTTGACGAAGGGAATCTCGGTTTTGCTCGAGATCGACGTCGAGGGGGCAGCCAAAGTTGCCCAGCAATATCCAGAAGCAGTCACCATATTCCTTAGTCCCGAGTCGGCCGAAGAACTAGAACGCCGCTTGCGTGACCGAGGCACCGAAACGGAAGAAGCCATCCAGCGACGACTGGACACGGCGAAGAACGAGATGGAAGCGGCCTCGTGGTATTCGTACCGCGTGATCAACATGGCCGATGCCGCCGACAATACCGTCACCCAGCTTGCGGACATTATCCGTCAGGAAAAGGAAAAGCGATGCTCGAAGAATTGA
- a CDS encoding platelet-activating factor acetylhydrolase IB subunit, translated as MRSFACLLAAFMLAAPAWAQDAAKTETIEALNPVSRPNDWWTQRHQEKLEAIKKADKIDVVFIGDSITHGWERSGQKTWNETFASLHPLNIGYGGDRTEHVLWRFENGELDGYSPKVAVIMIGTNNTGHRKEKSEDTAAGVKAIVEKLHEKHPETKVLLLAIFPRGATTDDPLRKLNDGANAIIEEEMKDKDYVTFLNINDVFLTDDGTLPKKIMPDLLHPKEEGYKLWADAISGKLNEMLGK; from the coding sequence ATGCGCAGTTTTGCCTGCCTTCTGGCAGCTTTCATGTTGGCTGCCCCCGCTTGGGCTCAAGACGCCGCCAAGACCGAAACAATTGAAGCGTTGAATCCTGTTTCTCGCCCGAATGATTGGTGGACTCAACGCCACCAAGAGAAACTGGAAGCAATTAAGAAAGCCGATAAGATCGATGTCGTCTTCATCGGAGACTCGATTACTCACGGCTGGGAACGATCAGGTCAAAAAACCTGGAACGAAACGTTTGCTTCGCTTCATCCGCTGAACATTGGCTACGGTGGCGACCGAACCGAACATGTTCTGTGGCGGTTTGAAAACGGCGAACTCGATGGCTATAGCCCAAAGGTGGCCGTCATCATGATCGGCACCAACAATACCGGTCATCGGAAGGAAAAGTCGGAAGACACTGCGGCCGGTGTGAAGGCGATTGTTGAGAAACTGCACGAGAAGCATCCGGAAACCAAAGTCCTTTTGCTGGCCATTTTTCCACGTGGCGCGACCACCGACGATCCATTGCGTAAACTGAACGACGGTGCCAACGCGATCATCGAAGAGGAAATGAAGGACAAAGACTACGTCACGTTCCTTAACATCAACGATGTTTTCCTGACGGATGACGGTACACTGCCAAAGAAAATCATGCCTGATCTGCTGCACCCAAAAGAGGAAGGCTACAAGTTGTGGGCCGACGCGATCTCGGGCAAGCTCAATGAGATGCTGGGCAAATAG
- a CDS encoding flavoprotein: MSERKVIIGVTGGIAAYKTPALVSQLVKADVDVTVVMTAASHHFVGAATLTALSGKRVHTELFDESMPLGAHIEIARRANLLCIVPASADFMAKAALGQADDLLSTLYLAFTGDVFMCPAMNKEMWAHPAVQRNVKTLVEDGVSMIGPDSGWQSCRVEGTGRMTEPEEIFTQIECHLGKA, translated from the coding sequence GTGAGCGAACGGAAGGTCATCATCGGCGTCACCGGTGGCATTGCTGCCTACAAGACGCCTGCCTTGGTCAGCCAACTGGTCAAGGCAGACGTGGACGTCACAGTGGTGATGACCGCCGCTTCCCATCATTTTGTCGGTGCGGCCACGCTGACCGCACTTTCCGGGAAGCGAGTTCACACTGAGTTGTTTGACGAATCGATGCCGCTGGGCGCGCACATTGAAATCGCGCGCCGGGCAAACCTTCTCTGCATCGTCCCTGCCTCGGCCGACTTTATGGCCAAAGCCGCCCTCGGCCAAGCGGACGATCTACTTAGTACGCTCTATCTGGCATTCACCGGGGATGTTTTCATGTGCCCGGCGATGAACAAGGAGATGTGGGCACATCCCGCTGTGCAGCGCAATGTAAAAACGCTGGTCGAAGACGGGGTCTCTATGATCGGTCCCGATTCCGGTTGGCAAAGCTGCCGCGTTGAAGGGACTGGGCGAATGACCGAGCCTGAAGAAATTTTCACTCAGATCGAATGCCACTTGGGTAAAGCCTGA
- the tpiA gene encoding triose-phosphate isomerase produces the protein MRRPFIAGNWKMNTTKADGVALVKGVAEGNTAGDAVEVAVCAPSVYLDAVATAAAGKVGVGAQNCYHEASGAFTGEISAAMAKDIGCKYVILGHSERRHIFGESSSDVCKKVHAVLAAGLTPIVCVGELLEEREAGKTADVVAEQMYGSLAGVSAEQMNSVVIAYEPVWAIGTGKVATPEQAEEVHAGIRALMTAKYGEAVSESVRIQYGGSVKPDNAAELLSQPNIDGALVGGASLKADSFLGIIAGATK, from the coding sequence GTGAGACGTCCTTTCATCGCAGGTAACTGGAAAATGAATACCACCAAAGCTGACGGTGTCGCTTTGGTGAAAGGTGTTGCCGAGGGCAACACCGCTGGCGACGCAGTCGAAGTAGCTGTGTGCGCCCCAAGCGTTTACCTGGATGCGGTCGCCACCGCTGCTGCTGGCAAGGTGGGTGTTGGTGCTCAGAATTGCTACCACGAAGCTTCCGGTGCGTTCACTGGCGAGATCTCGGCTGCAATGGCTAAGGACATTGGCTGCAAGTATGTGATCCTGGGTCACAGCGAACGCCGCCACATCTTCGGTGAATCGAGCAGCGACGTCTGCAAGAAGGTACACGCCGTTCTCGCAGCTGGCCTGACGCCGATCGTTTGCGTTGGCGAACTGCTGGAAGAACGGGAAGCTGGCAAAACTGCAGACGTGGTCGCCGAGCAGATGTACGGCAGCCTCGCTGGCGTTTCCGCCGAGCAGATGAACTCGGTCGTGATCGCCTACGAACCGGTTTGGGCCATTGGCACCGGCAAGGTTGCCACACCAGAGCAAGCGGAAGAAGTTCACGCTGGCATCCGTGCTTTGATGACCGCCAAGTACGGTGAAGCTGTTTCCGAGTCCGTTCGCATTCAGTACGGCGGTAGTGTCAAACCCGACAACGCGGCTGAATTGCTCTCGCAGCCAAATATCGACGGTGCCTTGGTTGGTGGAGCGTCGCTGAAGGCCGACAGCTTCCTCGGCATCATCGCTGGCGCAACGAAGTAA
- the secG gene encoding preprotein translocase subunit SecG, with translation MTSSILFAASSALQYLFGPLILLTSVFLILVVLVQRGRGGGLTGALGGAGGQSAFGAKAGDVFTKITVVVAAFWILLCILATMSLQDQGSQKLTGSGSNIPAAPTGDAASGTSSLNAPATEEGAKPAAETPATEEKPAADLEPAGDAAPAKMEAEVTEFPATDEKPKD, from the coding sequence ATGACCAGTTCCATCCTTTTCGCCGCGTCATCCGCATTGCAGTACCTCTTCGGACCGCTGATCTTGCTGACGTCCGTGTTCCTGATTCTCGTTGTCTTGGTACAACGCGGTCGTGGTGGCGGTTTGACTGGTGCCCTGGGTGGCGCTGGCGGTCAGAGCGCATTTGGTGCCAAGGCTGGCGACGTTTTCACAAAGATCACCGTCGTGGTCGCAGCTTTCTGGATCCTGCTCTGCATTCTGGCCACGATGAGCCTGCAAGATCAAGGTTCGCAGAAGCTAACCGGTAGCGGTAGCAACATCCCTGCTGCCCCCACTGGCGATGCCGCTTCGGGAACCTCTTCGCTTAATGCCCCGGCAACCGAAGAAGGCGCCAAACCAGCTGCCGAAACGCCTGCCACCGAAGAGAAGCCGGCAGCCGACTTGGAACCTGCTGGCGACGCTGCCCCGGCCAAGATGGAAGCAGAAGTCACCGAGTTTCCAGCTACGGATGAAAAGCCCAAAGACTAG
- a CDS encoding YicC/YloC family endoribonuclease codes for MLLSMTGYGDAHLHADGVSVSVEIRSVNNRYFKLTVRGNELFSGIESQIEALTRKHINRGTITINLRVKADATADKYRIDTNVLQSYVQQIHQLGSQIGISETPHWDSVLQLPGVVQENTDNDDEQFNAWPVIEKTLKTALEKFDTMRQHEGETTTVDLRENLATIAQYLEQVEAKSPNVIAGYRDRMTERVNKVLEEFDVTVDPSTLLREVAIFTDRVNISEEVVRLKSHLQQFETFLTQKESTGRKLDFLTQELFRETNTIGSKANDAEIAKSVVEMKTAIEKIREQVQNIE; via the coding sequence ATGCTGTTGAGCATGACCGGCTATGGCGATGCCCATCTGCACGCGGACGGCGTTTCGGTTTCGGTCGAAATTCGTTCCGTCAACAATCGCTACTTTAAGCTCACGGTACGGGGCAACGAGCTGTTTAGCGGAATCGAATCGCAGATCGAGGCCCTCACCCGGAAGCACATCAATCGCGGCACGATTACGATCAACCTCCGGGTGAAAGCGGACGCCACGGCCGACAAGTATCGTATCGATACCAACGTCTTGCAAAGCTACGTCCAGCAAATCCATCAACTGGGTAGCCAAATTGGAATTTCCGAAACGCCTCATTGGGATTCGGTTCTCCAGTTACCAGGCGTCGTCCAAGAAAACACTGACAACGATGACGAACAGTTCAATGCTTGGCCGGTCATTGAGAAGACGCTGAAGACAGCCCTCGAAAAGTTTGACACGATGCGTCAGCACGAAGGCGAAACCACCACGGTCGACCTTCGTGAAAACCTGGCCACGATTGCTCAGTACCTAGAGCAAGTCGAAGCGAAGTCACCCAATGTCATTGCCGGCTATCGCGATCGCATGACCGAGCGGGTTAACAAAGTGCTGGAAGAATTCGACGTTACGGTCGATCCTTCGACGCTGCTCCGCGAAGTCGCCATCTTCACCGACCGAGTGAACATCTCGGAAGAGGTTGTGCGACTTAAGAGCCACCTGCAACAATTTGAAACGTTCCTAACACAAAAGGAATCAACCGGGCGAAAGCTCGACTTCCTCACGCAGGAACTGTTTCGCGAAACGAACACCATCGGATCGAAAGCGAATGACGCCGAGATCGCCAAATCAGTCGTTGAGATGAAAACAGCGATCGAAAAGATCCGCGAACAAGTCCAGAACATCGAATAA
- a CDS encoding alpha/beta hydrolase family protein codes for MRLIAAATALLLFATSSLAQDTKLGDAQVQKYLAAETARVTNDPLKAIQSLDQWESKRSEYRRQVQEMLGLDPLPERGDLHPAITGELERDGIVVENLHFQSSPHLYVTANLYRPAKVDGKLPAILYVCGHGKVKIDGVSYGNKAHYQHHGAWFARNGFVCLIIDSLELGEIEGTHKGLYRDQSRWWTNRGYTSAGVEAWNCIRALDYLQSRDEVDGDRIGVTGRSGGGAYSWWVAALDDRIQAAVPVAGITDLENHVVDGCVEGHCDCMYWVNTYQHDYTLLPALVAPRPLMIANSDSDGIFPLDGVNRCFFAARDIYELYGKTSSLGLTITPGPHKDTQQLRVPTFHWLREHLQGESPLITDVAEAQFTPQELQVFAKLPADEINTKIDETFVPVAAPASVPQSSPQWEQMCTNWKELLATKSFAAWPQSPVPLDLKLVGESRKGDWEVDQYEFNSQRHVALPLFVFQSQSPGKQTPTKLRIVDEQEWQAFAKFLEDPSNNGCPLGKPTENEAVAVLPVRGIGPTQWNQDPRKDTHVRRRFLLLGQSVDGMRVWDIRRGAEAAAQVGLQPAKTIDLQAKGTMAGLVVYAAIFEPKIGALELADMPENHRNGPYFFNVSRFISMPEALAIAGFNREVNLTGESHVDQYRQKVLAAIKK; via the coding sequence ATGCGACTGATCGCTGCAGCCACTGCATTACTTCTTTTTGCCACCTCGTCCCTCGCCCAGGACACAAAGCTAGGGGACGCCCAAGTTCAGAAGTATCTCGCGGCAGAAACGGCCCGCGTCACGAACGATCCCCTCAAAGCGATCCAATCGCTCGACCAATGGGAATCGAAACGAAGTGAATACCGCCGCCAAGTCCAGGAGATGTTGGGGCTCGATCCGCTGCCCGAGCGAGGTGATCTTCATCCAGCAATCACTGGTGAGTTGGAACGGGACGGAATCGTCGTGGAAAACCTTCACTTTCAGTCGAGTCCCCATCTGTACGTTACGGCAAATCTCTATCGTCCAGCCAAGGTCGACGGCAAGCTGCCTGCGATCCTTTACGTGTGCGGCCACGGCAAGGTTAAGATCGACGGCGTCAGTTATGGCAACAAGGCCCACTATCAACACCATGGCGCATGGTTTGCCCGTAACGGTTTTGTCTGCCTGATCATTGATTCTTTAGAGCTTGGTGAGATCGAAGGGACGCACAAAGGACTCTATCGTGATCAAAGCCGCTGGTGGACCAACCGTGGCTATACATCCGCCGGGGTCGAAGCCTGGAACTGCATTCGTGCCTTGGACTACCTTCAATCGCGTGATGAAGTCGATGGGGACCGCATCGGAGTCACCGGTCGAAGTGGCGGGGGGGCTTACAGTTGGTGGGTCGCTGCATTGGACGACCGAATCCAAGCGGCCGTTCCCGTGGCCGGGATCACCGATCTGGAAAACCATGTCGTCGACGGCTGTGTCGAAGGCCATTGCGATTGCATGTACTGGGTGAACACGTATCAGCATGATTACACCTTGCTGCCAGCGCTGGTGGCCCCTCGGCCACTGATGATCGCCAACTCCGATAGTGACGGAATTTTTCCGCTGGATGGCGTCAATCGTTGCTTCTTTGCGGCCCGAGACATCTACGAGCTTTATGGCAAGACGTCGAGTCTTGGCCTCACGATTACTCCAGGCCCGCACAAAGACACCCAACAGCTTCGTGTCCCAACATTCCATTGGTTGCGGGAACATCTCCAAGGCGAATCGCCATTGATTACAGACGTCGCCGAGGCGCAGTTCACTCCCCAAGAACTACAAGTCTTTGCCAAACTTCCTGCGGATGAAATCAACACCAAGATTGATGAAACCTTCGTTCCGGTCGCTGCTCCAGCTTCGGTGCCTCAATCTTCCCCACAGTGGGAACAAATGTGTACCAACTGGAAGGAATTGTTAGCCACCAAGTCATTCGCCGCTTGGCCGCAGAGTCCTGTTCCGCTCGACTTGAAACTTGTCGGCGAATCACGCAAAGGCGACTGGGAAGTCGATCAGTACGAGTTCAACTCGCAGCGGCACGTGGCACTTCCACTGTTTGTCTTTCAGTCGCAGTCCCCTGGCAAACAAACGCCAACTAAGCTCAGGATTGTCGACGAGCAAGAGTGGCAAGCGTTCGCAAAGTTCCTTGAAGATCCATCCAACAACGGGTGCCCGCTCGGTAAGCCAACAGAAAACGAAGCGGTCGCCGTTCTTCCGGTTCGGGGAATTGGTCCAACTCAGTGGAATCAAGATCCACGAAAAGACACCCACGTTCGTCGTCGGTTCTTACTACTTGGTCAGTCGGTCGACGGGATGCGGGTCTGGGACATTCGCCGCGGGGCGGAGGCAGCTGCCCAGGTAGGACTCCAGCCAGCGAAGACCATCGACCTACAAGCAAAGGGAACGATGGCAGGCCTGGTGGTCTACGCAGCGATCTTCGAACCCAAGATCGGTGCGTTGGAACTGGCCGACATGCCCGAAAACCATCGCAATGGGCCCTACTTCTTCAATGTAAGCCGTTTTATTTCCATGCCAGAAGCTTTGGCGATCGCTGGTTTCAACCGGGAGGTCAATCTGACTGGTGAATCGCACGTCGATCAGTATCGCCAAAAGGTCTTAGCGGCGATCAAAAAGTAA
- a CDS encoding ATPase domain-containing protein yields MPTRETDISTGNPALDDILGGGLTCNRIYLLDGHPGTGKTTVGIQFLLDGIARGERGLYVSLSETKNELHAIAHSHGWTLDGINIYELIDASDSLNAESQYTMFHPSEVELGETTKRMLQEVERLNPQRVVIDSLSELRLLAQNPLRYRRQILALKQFFVGRDCTAIFLDDKTSSDTDLQLQSIAHGVISLDRVPTDFGDERRRLRIIKYRGREFVGGWHDFHIERGGVKIFPRIATANDEMNGRKQPTLLKSGNESIDKLLGDGIAPGTSTLMLGPTGVGKSTCSTLFAATACARGERAVIFTFDETKSTLIARSTNLGMDLVQLEESGKLEIIQVNPGDITPGQFAHMVRQSILPNQEGIPASIVIIDSLNGYLSSMPEERFLQIQMHELLNYLANCGVATFLIVAQHGMLGPTNQTPIDASYLSDNVVLFRYFEAAGEIRQAVSVVKKRDGRHERSIREFRMTNGEIIVGEPLYDFHGVLVGTPTYTGKPGDLLKNRGKDV; encoded by the coding sequence GTGCCGACTCGAGAAACCGACATAAGCACCGGCAACCCAGCACTCGATGACATTCTTGGAGGTGGTCTCACTTGTAATCGGATCTACCTTCTCGATGGCCATCCAGGCACGGGTAAGACGACCGTTGGAATCCAATTCTTGTTAGACGGAATCGCCAGGGGCGAACGTGGACTATACGTTTCGCTATCCGAGACCAAGAACGAACTTCATGCGATTGCCCATTCGCATGGCTGGACGCTTGATGGTATTAATATTTACGAACTGATCGACGCGAGCGATTCGCTCAACGCCGAATCTCAGTACACGATGTTTCATCCGTCTGAAGTTGAACTTGGTGAAACGACAAAACGAATGCTGCAAGAGGTGGAACGACTGAATCCGCAGCGGGTTGTGATCGACTCTTTGTCGGAACTTCGACTGCTCGCGCAAAATCCACTTCGCTATCGGCGGCAGATCCTGGCACTGAAGCAGTTCTTCGTGGGAAGAGACTGTACGGCGATCTTTCTCGATGACAAAACATCGTCTGACACTGATCTGCAATTGCAAAGCATCGCACATGGTGTGATTAGCTTAGATCGTGTTCCAACTGATTTCGGTGACGAGCGACGTCGCTTGCGAATCATCAAGTATCGAGGACGCGAGTTCGTCGGAGGTTGGCATGATTTCCATATCGAGCGAGGCGGCGTTAAGATTTTTCCCCGTATCGCGACCGCAAACGACGAAATGAACGGGCGGAAACAACCAACGCTCCTCAAAAGCGGCAACGAATCAATCGACAAGTTGTTGGGCGATGGCATCGCTCCTGGTACGAGTACGCTAATGCTTGGCCCAACGGGCGTCGGCAAATCGACTTGCTCGACCTTATTCGCGGCGACTGCGTGCGCTCGGGGTGAACGAGCCGTGATCTTCACGTTCGACGAAACCAAGTCCACGCTCATTGCACGCTCAACAAATCTCGGCATGGACCTGGTTCAACTCGAGGAATCGGGCAAACTTGAGATCATCCAAGTAAACCCTGGAGATATTACCCCAGGCCAGTTTGCCCACATGGTTCGCCAATCGATCCTTCCAAATCAGGAAGGCATTCCTGCTTCGATCGTGATCATCGATAGCCTGAACGGCTATCTCAGTTCGATGCCAGAGGAACGCTTCCTTCAAATCCAGATGCACGAGCTTCTGAACTATCTGGCAAATTGTGGCGTGGCAACTTTCCTAATCGTTGCCCAACACGGAATGCTTGGTCCAACGAATCAAACTCCGATCGATGCAAGCTACCTTTCCGACAATGTCGTTCTATTTCGTTATTTCGAGGCCGCAGGTGAAATCCGACAAGCGGTCTCAGTGGTTAAAAAGCGAGATGGCCGGCACGAACGAAGCATTCGCGAATTCCGGATGACGAATGGGGAAATTATCGTAGGTGAGCCGTTGTATGACTTCCATGGTGTCCTCGTGGGTACTCCCACATACACGGGTAAGCCAGGCGATCTGCTCAAGAATCGGGGTAAGGATGTCTAA
- a CDS encoding DNA-directed RNA polymerase subunit omega produces the protein MLEELKEEFIIKKVGGRFKLSTLIQKRLVALNAGSRPLVEMQSDNKMEIVLEEIKQDKIFLDTSNELRTAADGDVMIKSFDAIMSDEL, from the coding sequence ATGCTCGAAGAATTGAAAGAAGAATTCATCATCAAGAAGGTTGGTGGTCGCTTTAAGTTGTCGACCCTGATCCAGAAGCGTCTGGTCGCCCTTAACGCCGGCAGTCGTCCGCTGGTGGAAATGCAATCGGACAACAAAATGGAGATCGTCTTGGAAGAGATCAAGCAAGACAAAATCTTCCTCGATACCTCCAACGAACTGCGTACTGCTGCGGACGGCGACGTGATGATCAAGTCGTTCGATGCGATCATGAGCGACGAACTGTGA
- a CDS encoding PAS domain-containing hybrid sensor histidine kinase/response regulator, translating into MSNPKRAEGPLRVLMLPPTIRDGEIAVSVLENHDIQAVVCRDIDHICRELELGAGAALVAEEFLNTSNRHLLIELLVDQPAWSDLPLIVLCLPNDVGTANLHSWQQMANVTLIPRPFQIDQFVAVIQAGLRDRNRQYMVKNLLDSIDQRGREFRQLADAMPQLVFIADTQGQLDYINQRAVSYLGAESTECKTLTTCFRVKSEDISRVEREWKKAILLRKPFHCEFRSRRAATNKFRWQLARAEPILKSNGEVRQWYGTCTDIHDRKQAEHQLADALKQSSAANIAKSEFLANMSHEIRTPMTSILGYSELLAQQETDHERRNFLNIIHQNGNFLLEIINDILDLSKIEAGKLAISSEEVNVRRFLSDIESLLKVRAADKKIEFRITAGDAVPDVIQTDPTRLRQILVNLIGNAIKFTEVGYVELSVSHDATGLRFIVRDTGIGISDEQLPKLFQPFQQGDNSVTRQFGGTGLGLAISHRLATILGGSIRVQSQLGRGSVFTLELGPECSTAATPNTSTETKSLPHNDRPDLTEYRILVVDDRRDVRFLSGRILNNAGATVEFAKDGGEAVSMIETMQVEKRLPNLVLMDMQMPVLDGYRATEQLRSMGFRGPIIALTADAMHGDMTRCLECGCDAYLTKPIDTTEMLRVVSNQIQSHSH; encoded by the coding sequence ATGTCTAACCCCAAACGGGCAGAGGGACCACTGAGAGTCCTTATGCTTCCCCCGACAATTCGAGACGGTGAAATCGCTGTTAGTGTTCTCGAGAATCACGACATCCAAGCTGTGGTCTGCCGAGATATCGATCACATTTGCCGCGAGTTGGAATTAGGTGCCGGCGCCGCCTTAGTTGCGGAAGAATTTTTAAACACCAGCAATCGTCACTTATTGATCGAATTGCTAGTCGATCAACCGGCATGGTCTGACTTGCCTTTGATCGTGCTATGTTTGCCGAATGATGTTGGCACTGCGAATCTTCACTCGTGGCAACAGATGGCCAACGTGACGCTCATTCCGCGTCCTTTTCAAATCGATCAATTTGTCGCGGTCATCCAAGCTGGTCTAAGAGATCGCAATCGCCAATATATGGTGAAGAACCTGCTTGATTCAATCGATCAACGAGGACGCGAATTTCGGCAGCTCGCTGATGCCATGCCGCAGCTGGTGTTCATCGCGGATACTCAAGGCCAACTAGATTACATCAATCAACGAGCAGTGAGCTATTTGGGAGCGGAATCAACGGAGTGTAAAACTCTTACTACTTGCTTTCGCGTCAAATCAGAAGATATTTCCAGGGTGGAGAGAGAATGGAAAAAGGCGATTCTCTTACGGAAACCATTTCACTGCGAGTTTCGTTCCCGCCGCGCTGCAACAAACAAGTTTCGGTGGCAACTAGCACGTGCAGAACCCATTTTGAAGTCAAACGGCGAAGTTCGTCAGTGGTACGGAACGTGTACCGACATCCATGACCGCAAACAGGCGGAACATCAACTCGCCGATGCCTTGAAGCAGTCTTCCGCTGCAAATATCGCTAAGAGCGAGTTTCTGGCAAACATGAGTCATGAAATCCGTACCCCGATGACATCGATCCTGGGCTATTCGGAACTTCTCGCTCAGCAGGAAACAGATCACGAGAGACGTAACTTCCTGAATATCATTCACCAGAACGGAAACTTCCTGCTTGAGATCATCAACGACATTCTCGACCTATCTAAGATTGAAGCGGGAAAACTAGCGATCTCTTCGGAAGAAGTAAACGTACGACGATTCTTGAGCGATATCGAGTCTTTGTTGAAAGTCCGAGCCGCCGACAAGAAAATCGAATTTCGAATCACTGCGGGAGACGCAGTTCCGGACGTTATTCAAACCGACCCGACGCGACTTCGGCAAATTCTCGTCAATCTGATTGGTAACGCGATTAAATTCACCGAAGTTGGTTACGTCGAACTGTCAGTGAGCCACGATGCCACTGGGTTGCGATTCATTGTCCGAGACACGGGAATTGGAATTTCTGACGAACAGCTTCCGAAATTATTTCAACCGTTCCAGCAAGGCGACAATTCGGTGACACGTCAATTTGGCGGAACAGGACTCGGCCTCGCAATCAGCCATCGCTTGGCCACCATTCTTGGCGGTTCGATTCGTGTTCAAAGTCAACTCGGACGGGGAAGCGTCTTTACACTCGAACTAGGGCCGGAATGCTCTACTGCGGCAACGCCCAATACATCAACGGAAACTAAGTCACTCCCCCACAACGATCGTCCCGATTTGACGGAGTATCGCATCTTAGTGGTCGACGACCGACGTGACGTCCGGTTTCTATCTGGGCGAATCTTGAATAATGCAGGAGCGACCGTCGAATTCGCGAAGGATGGCGGGGAAGCTGTCTCGATGATCGAGACGATGCAGGTAGAAAAACGGCTACCGAACCTGGTACTGATGGATATGCAAATGCCCGTCTTAGACGGCTATCGGGCGACCGAACAACTTCGCTCGATGGGCTTTCGTGGACCAATCATCGCTTTGACCGCCGATGCAATGCACGGCGACATGACACGCTGCCTCGAATGTGGATGCGATGCTTACCTCACCAAGCCGATCGATACCACCGAAATGCTGCGAGTCGTGTCGAATCAGATTCAATCTCATTCGCATTGA